Proteins from one Mixophyes fleayi isolate aMixFle1 chromosome 9, aMixFle1.hap1, whole genome shotgun sequence genomic window:
- the DLG3 gene encoding disks large homolog 3 isoform X7 produces MTEYSRFESKIHDLREQMMNSSMSSGSGSLRTSEKRSLYVRALFDYDRSRDSCLPSQGLSFSYGDILHVINASDDEWWQARLVTPHGESEQIGVIPSKKRVEKKERARLKTVKFHGRSGMESNRSIKSKRKKSFRLSRKFPFYKSLVQENSNAQAVTSNTSDSESSSKGQEDTILSYEPVTRQEIHYSRPVIILGPLKDRVNDDLISEFPHKFGSCVPHTTRSRREVEIDGQDYHFVSSREQMEKDIQENKFIEAGQFNDNLYGTSIQSVRAVAERGKHCILDVSGNAIKRLQQAQLFPIAIFIKPKSVEALMEMNRRQTFEQAHKMFDKATKLEQEFGEFFTAIVQGESLEEIYNKIKQIIEDHSGHHIWVSSPEKL; encoded by the exons ATGACAG AGTACAGTCGGTTCGAGTCAAAGATCCATGACTTGCGAGAGCAAATGATGAACAGCAGTATGAGCTCTGGATCCGGGTCCTTGCGTACCAGTGAGAAAAGATCCCTCTACGTCAG GGCCCTGTTTGACTATGACCGGTCTCGAGACAGCTGCCTACCAAGCCAAGGCCTGAGCTTCTCTTATGGGGATATTCTGCATGTTATCAATGCCTCCGATGATGAATGGTGGCAGGCAAGGCTTGTCACTCCACATGGGGAAAGTGAACAAATCGGGGTAATCCCCAGCAAAAAGAG GGTTGAGAAAAAAGAGAGAGCGCGGCTgaaaactgtcaaattccatgGACGTtcaggcatggagtctaacaga TCTATCAAATCCAAGCGTAAAAAGAGTTTCCGACTGTCACGCAAGTTTCCGTTTTACAAGAGCCTTGTGCAGGAGAACAGCAATGCAC AGGCTGTGACATCGAATACCAGTGACAGCGAGAGCAGCTCCA AGGGACAGGAAGACACTATTCTTTCATATGAGCCAGTGACCCGACAAGAGA TTCATTACTCAAGACCAGTCATTATTTTGGGTCCCTTGAAGGACAGAGTTAATGATGACCTAATCTCTGAATTTCCTCACAAATTTGGTTCTTGTGTTCCAC ACACCACACGATCACGAAGGGAGGTGGAGATTGATGGTCAGGACTATCATTTTGTCTCTTCTCGGGAGCAGATGGAGAAAGACATTCAGGAAAACAAATTCATAGAGGCTGGTCAGTTTAATGACAATCTGTATGGAACTAGCATTCAATCTGTGCGTGCAGTAGCTGAAAGG GGAAAACACTGCATTCTCGATGTATCTGGCAATGCAATCAAGCGATTGCAACAAGCACAACTATTCCCCATCGCTATTTTTATCAAACCAAAATCAGTAGAAGCACTCAT GGAAATGAATCGGAGGCAAACATTTGAACAAGCTCACAAGATGTTCGATAAAGCCACCAAGCTGGAGCAGGAGTTTGGAGAATTTTTCACAG CCATCGTACAGGGTGAGTCGCTGGAAGAAATTTATAACAAGATCAAGCAGATAATTGAGGATCATTCTGGACATCACATCTGGGTGTCATCCCCTGAAAAACTCTAA
- the DLG3 gene encoding disks large homolog 3 isoform X8 produces the protein MMNSSMSSGSGSLRTSEKRSLYVRALFDYDRSRDSCLPSQGLSFSYGDILHVINASDDEWWQARLVTPHGESEQIGVIPSKKRVEKKERARLKTVKFHGRSGMESNRSIKSKRKKSFRLSRKFPFYKSLVQENSNAQAVTSNTSDSESSSKGQEDTILSYEPVTRQEIHYSRPVIILGPLKDRVNDDLISEFPHKFGSCVPHTTRSRREVEIDGQDYHFVSSREQMEKDIQENKFIEAGQFNDNLYGTSIQSVRAVAERGKHCILDVSGNAIKRLQQAQLFPIAIFIKPKSVEALMEMNRRQTFEQAHKMFDKATKLEQEFGEFFTAIVQGESLEEIYNKIKQIIEDHSGHHIWVSSPEKL, from the exons ATGATGAACAGCAGTATGAGCTCTGGATCCGGGTCCTTGCGTACCAGTGAGAAAAGATCCCTCTACGTCAG GGCCCTGTTTGACTATGACCGGTCTCGAGACAGCTGCCTACCAAGCCAAGGCCTGAGCTTCTCTTATGGGGATATTCTGCATGTTATCAATGCCTCCGATGATGAATGGTGGCAGGCAAGGCTTGTCACTCCACATGGGGAAAGTGAACAAATCGGGGTAATCCCCAGCAAAAAGAG GGTTGAGAAAAAAGAGAGAGCGCGGCTgaaaactgtcaaattccatgGACGTtcaggcatggagtctaacaga TCTATCAAATCCAAGCGTAAAAAGAGTTTCCGACTGTCACGCAAGTTTCCGTTTTACAAGAGCCTTGTGCAGGAGAACAGCAATGCAC AGGCTGTGACATCGAATACCAGTGACAGCGAGAGCAGCTCCA AGGGACAGGAAGACACTATTCTTTCATATGAGCCAGTGACCCGACAAGAGA TTCATTACTCAAGACCAGTCATTATTTTGGGTCCCTTGAAGGACAGAGTTAATGATGACCTAATCTCTGAATTTCCTCACAAATTTGGTTCTTGTGTTCCAC ACACCACACGATCACGAAGGGAGGTGGAGATTGATGGTCAGGACTATCATTTTGTCTCTTCTCGGGAGCAGATGGAGAAAGACATTCAGGAAAACAAATTCATAGAGGCTGGTCAGTTTAATGACAATCTGTATGGAACTAGCATTCAATCTGTGCGTGCAGTAGCTGAAAGG GGAAAACACTGCATTCTCGATGTATCTGGCAATGCAATCAAGCGATTGCAACAAGCACAACTATTCCCCATCGCTATTTTTATCAAACCAAAATCAGTAGAAGCACTCAT GGAAATGAATCGGAGGCAAACATTTGAACAAGCTCACAAGATGTTCGATAAAGCCACCAAGCTGGAGCAGGAGTTTGGAGAATTTTTCACAG CCATCGTACAGGGTGAGTCGCTGGAAGAAATTTATAACAAGATCAAGCAGATAATTGAGGATCATTCTGGACATCACATCTGGGTGTCATCCCCTGAAAAACTCTAA